The following coding sequences are from one Gossypium hirsutum isolate 1008001.06 chromosome A12, Gossypium_hirsutum_v2.1, whole genome shotgun sequence window:
- the LOC107894106 gene encoding serine/threonine-protein kinase BSK7 isoform X2, which produces MGCGCSNLSACCWSLDQNRSIPEADNVENEDKGEEDDLPAFREYSIETLQMATSGFAMENIVSEHGEKAPNVVYKGKLENQRRIAVKRFNRSAWPDARQFLEEAKAVGQLRNHRLANLLGCCCEGDERLLVAEFMLNETLAKHLFHWEAQPMKWVMRLRVALHLAEALEYCTSKGRALYHDLNAYRIVFDDEGNPRLSCFGLMKNSRDGKSYSTNLAFTPPEYLRTGRVTPESVMYSFGTLLLDLLSGKHIPPSHALDLIRDRNIQMLTDSCLEGQFSNDDGTELVRLASRCLQYEPRERPNPKSLVTALIPLQRDTEVPSHELMGILHGTDAVPLSPLGEACLRMDLTAIHDVLEKLGYKDDEGAATELSFQMWTNQMQETLTSKKKGDVAFRHKDFRAALECYTQLLNSCPSSLMLEPWFPQRFMLGVVCLTS; this is translated from the exons ATGGGGTGTGGGTGTTCAAACCTATCTGCATGTTGTTGGAGTTTGGATCAGAATAGATCAATTCCTGAAGCTGATAATGTTG AAAACGAAGACAAGGGTGAAGAAGATGATTTGCCTGCATTCCGTGAATACTCAATTGAAACACTCCAGATGGCTACATCTGGATTTGCCATGGAGAATATAGTTTCAGAACATGGTGAGAAGGCTCCTAATGTAGTTTACAAGGGCAAGTTGGAAAATCAAAGGCGTATTGCTGTTAAACGTTTTAATAGGTCTGCATGGCCTGATGCCCGACAATTCTTG GAAGAAGCAAAAGCTGTTGGTCAGCTCCGAAATCACAGGTTGGCAAACTTACTTGGTTGTTGCTGTGAAGGTGATGAGAGGTTACTTGTTGCAGAATTTATGCTCAATGAGACATTGGCAAAGCACCTATTCCATT GGGAAGCACAACCAATGAAGTGGGTAATGCGACTAAGGGTTGCTTTGCATCTTGCAGAAGCTCTAGAATACTGCACCAGCAAGGGACGTGCCTTGTATCATGATCTAAATGCTTATAGAATAGTTTTTGATGAT GAGGGGAATCCTAGACTTTCATGCTTTGGTCTGATGAAGAACAGTAGAGATGGGAAAAGTTACAGCACAAACCTGGCATTTACTCCTCCTGAGTATTTGAGGACAG GAAGAGTAACACCAGAAAGTGTAATGTATAGTTTTGGAACCCTTCTGCTTGATCTTCTCAGTGGAAAACATATTCCTCCAAGTCAT GCACTGGACCTTATCCGTGACAGGAACATTCAGATGCTGACAGATTCTTGTTTGGAAGGGCAATTTTCAAATGATGATGGCACTGAGTTAGTGCGTCTAGCATCACGATGTTTACAATATGAGCCCCGTGAGCGTCCAAATCCAAAGTCATTGGTTACTGCATTAATTCCTCTTCAGAGGGACACTGAG GTTCCTTCTCATGAATTAATGGGCATACTTCATGGAACTGATGCTGTTCCTTTGTCACCACTTGGGGAAGCCTGCTTAAGAATGGATTTGACTGCCATTCATGATGTCCTAGAAAAGCTTGGATATAAAGATGATGAGGGTGCTGCTACTGAG CTTTCCTTCCAGATGTGGACAAACCAGATGCAGGAAACACTGACATCAAAGAAAAAGGGTGATGTTGCTTTTAGGCATAAGGATTTTAGAGCTGCTCTTGAATGCTATACCCAG